In Chitinophagaceae bacterium C216, the genomic stretch TAGGTATAAAAATTAAAAGCTTCAAATCTTAAAACAAAAAAGATGAGAGTAAGAGCATCCATAAAGAAACGTAGCGCGGACTGCAAAATTGTACGCCGTAAAGGGAAACTGTACGTGATTAACAAAAAGAATCCCCGTTTCAAACAAAGACAGGGATAATTAAGAACATAAAAATTCTAAATTAAAAATCAATATGGCGCGTATTGCCGGTGTAGACTTACCAAAAAACAAAAGAGGTGAAATAGGCCTGACCTATATTTATGGAATCGGCCTTTCTACGGCGAGGTATATTCTGGACAAGAATAACATAGACCGTAACAAGAAAGTAAGTGAGTGGGACGATGACGATCTGAACGCCATTCGTACTACTATCACTGAAGAACTGAAAGTGGAAGGTCAGTTGCGTAGCGAGGTGCAAATGAATATCAAGCGTTTGCTGGATATCGCTTGCTATCGTGGTCTTCGTCACAGAAAAGGTTTGCCGGTTCGTGGGCAGCGTACTAAAACCAACAGCCGCACACGTAAGGGTAAACGTAAAACAGTTGCCGGTAAGAAGAAAGCTGCTAAGAAATAATTTAGCGAAAGCCTGGAGTGTCCTTACTTCAAGGCTTTTTCTATTGCACCATATAATCACCAAATCAATTACGGAAGCTAGGTGCAGGACTAGGGTTGATTTGGGTTCCGCTAAGAGCGGAATTATTTATTTTTTAAAGATTACCTAATTAAGAAAATGGCAAAAGCACAATTAAGCGCAAAAGCAGCAGCAAAGAAAAGAGTCGTTAAAGTGGACGCCTACGGTGATGCCCACATTGCTGCAACTTTCAACAACATTATTATCAGTCTTACCAATAAAAGCGGTCAGGTAATTTCATGGAGTAGTGCCGGTAAAATGGGTTTCCGTGGTTCTAAGAAAAATACTCCATATGCTGCTCAAACTGCAGCTGCCGATGCGGCTAAAGTAGCAGTAGATGCAGGACTGAAAAGAGTGGATGTATATGTGAAAGGTCCTGGTTCGGGTAGAGAAAGTGCGATTCGTTCTTTAGCTCAGGCCGGACTGGAAATTGTGATGATTAAAGACGTAACTCCGCTGCCACACAACGGATGTCGTCCTCCCAAGAAAAGAAGAGTTTAAACTATAGCAGACAATGGTTGTTGTACGCCTTTGTGTCAGCGGCCATTGTTTATATTTTTAAGCCAATTGCATTTCATTTTAAAAAAGGGTACACAATTAATTTTTTCCAAGGCTTTTTAATGATTGCTGTACCGGTTTCTAAAAAAGCCTAAATGAAAGTATAATTATGGCACGTTACACAGGTCCTAAGACCAAAATCTCCCGCATTTTCGGAGAGCCTATTTTAGGTAATGGTAAGTGGTTGGGTAAAAACAGCAACCCTCCCGGTCAACATGGTGAAAAGCGTAAACGCAAGACTTTAGGTGAATACGCTTTGCAATTGCGTGAAAAGCAAAAAGCAAAATACACATACGGTGTATTGGAAAAGCAATTCCGCAAAACTTACGAAGAAGCTAACCGTCGTAAAGGTGTTACCGGTGAAAACCTTATCAAGTTACTTGAATCTCGTTTGGACAACACTGTTTTCCGTTTAGGTCTTGCTCCCAGCCGTCCGGCTGCACGTCAGTTAGTAAGCCATAAACACATTGAGGTAAATGGCGAGGTGGTTAATATCCCTAGCTATTTGCTGAAACCAGGAGACGTGATTACATTAAAAGAATCCAGCAAAAATCGTAGCTCTATTACCAGCAACGTAAAAGGTAAGAATCCTAAATTCACTTGGCTGGACTTTAATGAATCTACTTTTACCGGTACTTTCATCACCTATCCCGAAAGGGAAATGGTTCCTGAAAACATCAGAGAACAGTTGATTGTTGAATTGTACAACAAGTAATAAGGATATGGGTTGAAGGGGCAGTTGGTTATGGGCTGGATATGTTCATAAGCATCTATCAACTGTAAACTTACATCGTTACTTACCATTCACTCTATAAAAATAAAATATGGCAATTTTAAATTTCCAGAAGCCTGATAAGATAATCTTACAGAAAGCCTCTGACTTTGAAGCCCAGTTCGAGTTTGCTCCATTAGAACCAGGTTATGGTGTTACTATCGGAAATGCGCTGCGCAGGGTTTTACTGAGCTCTTTGGAAGGTTATGCTATCTCGGCTATCAAAATAGAAGGCGTTGACCACGAGTTTGCTACCATCAAAGGCGTTAGTGAAGACGTGGTGGAAATTATTCTCAACTTAAAGCAGGTTCGTTTCAAGAAAATTGTGGAGCATGAAGCTGCTAATGAGAAAATTTCTCTTTCTATTAAAAATCAAACCCAGTTTACTGCAGGTATGATTGGCGAAGGCACTCAGTCCTTCCAAATAATGAATCCGGATTTGCTGATTTGCACGCTGGACTCCTCTGCAAAACTGGATATCGAGTTAACTATTAGCAAAGGCCGCGGATATGTTCCTGCTGAAGAAAGCGCAGTGAAAGATGCTCCTGCTGGTCTGATCCCAATAGACTCCATCTTCACACCTATTAAAAACGTAAAATACAGCGTTGAAAATACCCGTGTGGAACAGCGTACCGACTACGAGAAGCTGATTATGGAAGTTGTAACCGACGGTACCATCCATCCGGAAGAGGCTGTTAAGCAAGCCAGCCGTATCTTGATCCAGCATCTGATGATTATTACAGATGAAAACATCACCTTCGATAATAAAGAAGAGAAGAAGGAAGATCTGGTGGACGAATCAACCTTACAGTTGCGTAAGATTCTGAAAACTCCGCTAGAGGATCTGGATCTGTCTGTACGTGCGTTCAACTGTTTGAAAGCCGCTAAGATTAACTCTCTGAGCGAGCTGGTACAATACGAACAGGAGGATTTGATGAAGTTCAGAAACTTCGGTCAGAAATCACTTGCTGAAATCGAGCAGGTACTGAACGAAAGAGGACTGCACTTCGGAATGGATTTGCAGAAGTTGGGAATTGAAAAGGAAGATTAATCGTTTATTCTAATTTTTATAAGTAGGCTGTAATTCCTGACACGGTACAGCCGAATTTATTAACCGGTCTGCCCGGTTTACCGGGTTGAACCTCAAATTATCATGTCATGCGTCACGGAGACAAAATCAAAAATTTAAGTCGCACTAAAGCACACAGAGATGCTTTATTAGCTAATCTTTCTTGTCAGTTGATCAAGCACAAGCGTATTGTGACTACGCTGGCTAAAGCTAAAGCACTGCGTGTGTTTGTTGAACCGCTGATTACAAAGAGTAAAGAAAACACAACTCATCAGCGTCGTGTAGTATTCAGCCGTCTACAGGATAAAGAGGCTATTAAGGAACTGTTTGGTACTATTGCACCGAAAGTTGCTGGCCGCCCAGGTGGTTATACACGTATTATTAAACTGGGATTCCGTCCTGGGGATGCTGCTGAAAAAGCGATGATTGAGTTAGTTGACTTTAACGAAATTTACGGTAAAGGTGTAGGTGAAGACAAAACCACCACTACCAAACGTACACGTCGTCGCGGCGGTAAGAAAAAAGCTGAAGCTACTGAAGCAGCTCCTGCTGCTACAGAAACAGCAGTGGCTGAAGAAGCAAAACAAGAAGATGCAGCACCTGCTCCTGAGGCTCCTGCACAAGCAGAAGCACCAAAAGATGAAGCCGGTGAAGCAAAAGAAGAAGGTAACGAAGAAGCAAAGGCTTAGTTCGTTCTTTCATAAAAAAACTAAAGCCTCGCAATTTGCGAGGCTTTTTTTATTTACAAGGCTTCAAAAAAAGTTTTTTCTAGACTTATAAGAAAACTATTGCGTGCCATACGTGTCATATCTCCTCCCAATTGAAAGCGGTATCCCAAATTAAGCTTGGTATTGCTATTAAAAATCAGCTGTGCTGCAGGAGCCAGATCGATATAATATCTTTTTTTGTCGAGCGTTTGCTGTGCTAATAATTCGGCATATAGATTGAGATTGGTTTGCTGGTAGCTTTCATATTTGAGGGGCAACAGTAGGTAGCCTGCCGATAAAGCGTAGTTCATAGCCTGATAGGGTCGCTCGTAATCGACACCTTTTTCAAACCGGGATTTATCCAATACTTGAGTATGGCTTACTGTACCACTGATAGCCAATTTGTGGATTAACTGTGTAGCTACAAGTCCGGCTTCCGCACCGCTTTTATCGCCCATCAACGCAATTTCTTCGTAACGGTAGGGAGACCTGCTGATAGACCCGTCAGCAAATATAGCCATGCGGAAATGCTTGTGCGCCTCATCTTTTGATAGGAAACGATATTTTCCATATAAGGAGAAAGACTCGTAGCGAAAATAAGAGGTATTCATATCCGCAAAAGTGGCCGCAGCTTTCAACATTATGTTTTTAGAAAGCCCTAGGTATATGGCCGGCGTGTAACGCTGAGCTATGTTATTGTCCATTTTTTCGGCATAAGTGGCCGTGAGTTTGGCACTAAGTGCTTTGGCGGGGATATTGGATGCTGGTTCGGTATATATGTATAGCTCCTGAGCAAATGCAATCATTCCTTGCATTGCTAAAGCTAGCAGAAATATGTATTTCACGAGGTAATAATTAAAAAGGTTTCACACTACGAAAGCAGTGCGAAACCGGGTTAAACATTATATAGTGACATGATAAATGCGTGAGCCTGTAACAACATCAGGGCAACAGTGCGAAGCCTTACCGGTTTGTACACACGCTTTGTTGCTATAGGATTTTACAACCTTATAGAATTTATCGGAGACAAAGTTTTTATCAACGATGGTAATGGTTTTTTCTCCGTGTAGAACTTGATCCTTAATATTTAAAAAGTGGTAGTTGGCATTTCCTATTCTGATATGCTGATCATTTTGCACTTTCAGATTTTGAAAGTTCCCGGTAAGCTTTAAACTACCAATAGAAAAGCCCGCATTTTCTACGGCCGTTTTCAAAGCATCTACATTTACCTCGCTGCCTGATTTAAAACGGATATTGAAAGCGGTATTTTTAATGTCTGACTGAACAGACTCCACAAACGGTAGTTTTCCCAGTGCTTTATTAATGGCATTGCTACAGAGGGCGCAGGTAAGCCCGGTAGCTTGTAATGTCGCTTTTGAAAATTGTGCTTGTATATTAGAGCCGAAGCATAGAACGGAGATTATTAAAATAATAAAACGATTCATTGTTGTAATGATTTAAATAATGAGATAGAAGATAAATGCATATCCCGAAGGATACACATTTATCTGAATATATCTAACAAAACGGAGGACGCTACTTAATTTTTTGCGGCGGATTTTTTGTCTTTACAACAGTCTGCCTTACCGTCTTTGCAACAGGCCTCGCCTTTTTCGCAGCAATCGGCATCTGCGTTGGCTGCTTTTCTTTCGTATTTGCAGCAAGCATGCAGTTTATCATAAGCGGCATCAGAAGCTGTGGCTCCGGCATTATCGTAGCCCGCAAGAGCTATTTTTTGCTGAATTTTTTCAACTGAAGTTTTATTATTGAAATGTACGGTAAGCTTTTTGGCATCCATATCCCAGTTGGCATAGGAAGCTCCTGCAGATTTAGCAGCTTTTTCGATTGTCTTTTTGCACATGCTACAATTGCCTGAAACATCAAAAGTGGCAGTCTTATTTTGTGCAAATCCTACAAAAGAAATCAAGGAGCATATAATAGAAAGGGTAAATAATCTAAATGTTTTCATGTTATAAGTGATTTAGAATGTTTTTTGGAAAGAAATTCACGGAAATAATAATTATCAGGCTGAAAAGAGCTTCTACTTAAGCATGTAGCTTAAGCGCATCTAATTGCCGTAAAACATTCTATATTCGGAAAACATTATTTTTCAGATAAACTTCGTTATCCGGTAAGGGTGGGGAAATGTCAATATATTCTGGCTTATAGAAGCCGTTGAATAAAGAAGTGAGTAGAAAATCAGTAGTTAATATCGGCAACTTTTGTAGGGGAGGTAATTCCAGTACTACAAAAGAAGTTTTATTATGGTCGGTTTCCAGCTTAATGAAAGCTTCTTGGTCATTACAGCAGGCGTGCTGTTCTTTTTCCATACCACATTTGCCACATTTTTTATCAGATCTAGAGACAAAAAGTGAAACGGAGGCTAGTCTGTCCATACAATAATGCGAGATAGCCACCACTCCGGTGGTCATCATAACATAGCATACGAGTAATATGGACAAAATCGCCTTTTTCATTACATGGCAAAATTAGAAATAATTAATAATTCGTTTTTGTTAAAAAGCAATCAATTTTCTTGAAATTTGTTAAGTGGTGATTTTGAATAAAAAATATAATGTAATTGTTGTAGGAAGTGGTATCGGAGGGCTCTTGTGCGCCGCCTTACTTGCTCGTAAAGGCATGAAGGTGTGTGTGGTAGAAAAAAATAAGCAACTGGGGGGAAATCTGCAAACCTTTGCACGCGACAAGCAGTTGTTTGATACGGGCGTACATTATATTGGCGGGCTGGAAAAAGGACAGAATCTTTATCAGATTTTCAAATATGT encodes the following:
- the ykgO gene encoding 50S ribosomal protein L36 2 gives rise to the protein MRVRASIKKRSADCKIVRRKGKLYVINKKNPRFKQRQG
- the rpsM gene encoding 30S ribosomal protein S13 yields the protein MARIAGVDLPKNKRGEIGLTYIYGIGLSTARYILDKNNIDRNKKVSEWDDDDLNAIRTTITEELKVEGQLRSEVQMNIKRLLDIACYRGLRHRKGLPVRGQRTKTNSRTRKGKRKTVAGKKKAAKK
- the rpsK gene encoding 30S ribosomal protein S11; the encoded protein is MAKAQLSAKAAAKKRVVKVDAYGDAHIAATFNNIIISLTNKSGQVISWSSAGKMGFRGSKKNTPYAAQTAAADAAKVAVDAGLKRVDVYVKGPGSGRESAIRSLAQAGLEIVMIKDVTPLPHNGCRPPKKRRV
- the rpsD gene encoding 30S ribosomal protein S4 — encoded protein: MARYTGPKTKISRIFGEPILGNGKWLGKNSNPPGQHGEKRKRKTLGEYALQLREKQKAKYTYGVLEKQFRKTYEEANRRKGVTGENLIKLLESRLDNTVFRLGLAPSRPAARQLVSHKHIEVNGEVVNIPSYLLKPGDVITLKESSKNRSSITSNVKGKNPKFTWLDFNESTFTGTFITYPEREMVPENIREQLIVELYNK
- the rpoA gene encoding DNA-directed RNA polymerase subunit alpha, with amino-acid sequence MAILNFQKPDKIILQKASDFEAQFEFAPLEPGYGVTIGNALRRVLLSSLEGYAISAIKIEGVDHEFATIKGVSEDVVEIILNLKQVRFKKIVEHEAANEKISLSIKNQTQFTAGMIGEGTQSFQIMNPDLLICTLDSSAKLDIELTISKGRGYVPAEESAVKDAPAGLIPIDSIFTPIKNVKYSVENTRVEQRTDYEKLIMEVVTDGTIHPEEAVKQASRILIQHLMIITDENITFDNKEEKKEDLVDESTLQLRKILKTPLEDLDLSVRAFNCLKAAKINSLSELVQYEQEDLMKFRNFGQKSLAEIEQVLNERGLHFGMDLQKLGIEKED